One genomic window of Prochlorococcus marinus CUG1416 includes the following:
- a CDS encoding YbaB/EbfC family nucleoid-associated protein, which translates to MAGFGLPNFGQLTEAFKKAKQIQQDAQKLQDELESMEIEGKSDDEMVKVWISGNQLPLKVEVQENIVNSDIEKIEQNILQAIQKAHELSTTTMKERMNDLTGGLNLNLPGFDNSDS; encoded by the coding sequence ATGGCGGGTTTTGGACTTCCTAACTTTGGACAACTTACAGAAGCTTTTAAAAAAGCTAAACAAATTCAACAAGATGCTCAAAAATTACAAGATGAACTTGAAAGTATGGAGATTGAAGGAAAAAGTGATGATGAAATGGTAAAAGTCTGGATAAGTGGCAACCAACTTCCTTTAAAAGTAGAAGTGCAAGAAAATATTGTAAATTCAGATATAGAAAAAATAGAGCAAAATATTTTACAAGCCATTCAAAAAGCTCATGAATTATCTACTACCACTATGAAAGAAAGAATGAATGATTTAACTGGTGGATTAAATCTTAATCTTCCGGGTTTTGATAATAGTGACTCTTAG
- the murB gene encoding UDP-N-acetylmuramate dehydrogenase has product MNKKIFSENCNLSSYTTIKVGGVAEYFAEPRSIDEFSYLIKWANLNNQRCQIIGAGSNLLINNIFIKGLVICTKKMKSLKIEPYSGIVEAEAGVMLPTLSNSLAKNGLQGGEWAVGIPGTLGGAIYMNAGTGNLSLAKNLISVKVINNNTNETLEIDTKDIIFEYRFSSFQNNDLGIISAKLHFEPNGNHEKLIQTTKNNLKLRTETQPYHQPSFGSVFKNPENSFAAKLIDDMGLKGFKIGGAEISTIHSNFIINNSSASSKDIHELITVIQQKVLQKKGIFLQPEVRMIGFDYPN; this is encoded by the coding sequence ATGAATAAGAAGATTTTTTCTGAGAACTGCAATTTAAGTAGTTATACAACTATAAAAGTTGGAGGAGTAGCTGAATACTTTGCTGAACCAAGGAGCATTGACGAATTTTCATATCTAATAAAATGGGCTAATTTAAACAATCAAAGATGCCAAATAATAGGTGCAGGCTCAAATCTTTTAATAAATAATATTTTCATAAAAGGTTTGGTTATATGTACAAAAAAAATGAAGTCATTAAAGATAGAGCCATATTCAGGAATTGTTGAAGCGGAAGCAGGTGTAATGCTCCCAACATTATCCAATTCTCTCGCTAAAAATGGATTACAAGGAGGAGAATGGGCTGTCGGAATTCCAGGAACATTGGGAGGAGCAATTTATATGAATGCTGGTACAGGTAATTTATCGCTAGCAAAAAATCTTATTTCTGTGAAAGTAATTAATAATAACACTAATGAAACACTTGAAATCGACACAAAAGATATAATTTTTGAGTATAGATTTAGCTCTTTTCAAAATAATGATTTAGGAATTATTAGTGCAAAACTACATTTTGAGCCTAATGGAAATCACGAAAAATTAATTCAAACAACCAAAAATAACCTTAAATTAAGAACAGAAACACAGCCATATCATCAACCAAGTTTTGGTAGTGTTTTTAAAAATCCTGAAAATAGTTTTGCAGCAAAATTAATTGATGATATGGGTTTAAAGGGATTTAAAATTGGCGGAGCAGAAATTTCTACAATACATTCAAATTTTATAATTAACAATTCTTCAGCAAGTTCAAAAGATATTCATGAATTAATAACTGTAATTCAACAAAAAGTACTACAAAAAAAGGGGATTTTTTTGCAACCGGAAGTAAGAATGATTGGTTTTGACTATCCTAATTAA
- the murC gene encoding UDP-N-acetylmuramate--L-alanine ligase — protein sequence MNNELLQKLHFHFIGVGGIGMSGLAMGLRKKGCSVSGSDLVKNNETNKLEHLGAVIFNSQSQQNVEFITSKFNNKLINFVVSSAIKPENEELSYCRKKNFTIKHRSDILSMLMQSYTALAVAGSHGKTSTSTFLSTLLELCTHNSSSITGGIIPIYNSNCHLENTKFLVAEVDESDGTLDKYKSDIGIINNIDFDHCDHFSNIGEVISSFKDFATNSKKLLLNFDCETTRNNFYSDNQWSNTTANNVAYALIPTEINEDHTIGEYYENGNFISSLNIPIPGLHNLSNITAALAASRMIGVDFIEIKQNIKYLKLPKKRFEFRGQIDKRTLYDDYAHHPNEIKETIKLGRLFIKNKCNNKSLKSRLIAVFQPHRYSRVKQFAKEFAEELSKADVIYVTSIYGAGEVNKDKINSKIITDLIYKQNKNVIFINNYHEITKNFYELTKKGDLILNMGAGDCHHFWSILNGKNN from the coding sequence TTGAATAACGAATTACTTCAGAAACTTCATTTTCATTTTATTGGAGTAGGAGGCATTGGAATGTCTGGATTAGCAATGGGTTTACGGAAGAAAGGTTGTTCAGTTTCAGGATCGGATTTAGTTAAAAACAATGAGACTAATAAACTAGAACATTTAGGAGCAGTTATCTTTAATTCTCAAAGTCAACAAAATGTTGAATTTATAACTTCAAAATTTAACAACAAATTGATTAATTTTGTTGTAAGCTCTGCCATCAAACCAGAAAATGAAGAATTATCGTACTGTAGAAAAAAAAATTTTACAATAAAACATCGTTCAGATATCCTTTCAATGTTAATGCAATCTTATACGGCATTAGCAGTAGCTGGCAGCCATGGCAAAACATCAACCAGTACATTTCTTTCTACACTACTGGAATTATGTACGCATAACTCTTCTTCAATAACAGGAGGAATAATCCCTATCTACAACTCTAATTGCCATTTAGAAAATACAAAATTCTTAGTGGCAGAAGTCGATGAATCAGATGGGACACTAGATAAATACAAATCTGATATTGGAATAATCAATAACATTGATTTTGATCATTGCGATCATTTTTCTAATATAGGTGAAGTCATATCTTCTTTTAAAGATTTCGCTACAAATTCTAAGAAATTATTACTTAATTTTGATTGTGAAACCACAAGAAATAATTTTTATTCTGATAATCAGTGGTCAAACACTACAGCAAACAACGTAGCATATGCTTTAATCCCGACTGAAATTAATGAAGATCATACGATTGGGGAATATTATGAAAATGGAAATTTTATTAGTAGTTTAAATATTCCAATTCCAGGATTACATAACTTATCGAATATCACTGCTGCATTGGCAGCTTCAAGAATGATCGGTGTAGATTTTATAGAAATTAAGCAAAATATTAAATACCTTAAACTGCCAAAAAAAAGATTTGAATTCAGAGGCCAAATAGATAAAAGAACTTTATATGATGATTATGCACATCACCCAAACGAAATAAAAGAGACCATTAAATTAGGTAGGTTATTTATCAAGAACAAATGTAATAATAAATCTCTTAAAAGTAGATTAATAGCTGTATTTCAACCTCATAGATACTCTAGAGTCAAGCAATTTGCGAAAGAATTTGCTGAAGAGTTATCAAAAGCAGATGTTATTTACGTAACTAGTATTTATGGAGCCGGGGAAGTAAACAAAGATAAAATTAATTCAAAAATTATCACTGATCTAATTTATAAACAAAATAAAAATGTTATTTTCATAAATAATTATCATGAAATTACAAAGAACTTTTACGAATTAACTAAAAAAGGGGATTTAATTCTGAATATGGGAGCTGGTGATTGTCATCATTTCTGGTCAATTTTAAATGGGAAAAACAATTAA
- the gap gene encoding type I glyceraldehyde-3-phosphate dehydrogenase codes for MTLRVAINGFGRIGRNFMRCWLSRGAYTNIEVVGINVTSDPKTNAHLLKYDSVLGKLDGVDIQYTDDTFVINNKTIKCFSDRNPMNLPWKEWGVDLVIESTGVFNTDVGASKHLEVGAKKVILTAPGKGPGVGTYVVGVNADTYNHKDYDILSNASCTTNCLAPVVKVLDQTFGINKGLMTTIHSYTGDQRILDNSHRDLRRARAAATNIVPTSTGAAKAVALVYPEMKGKLTGIAMRVPTPNVSAVDFVFESSKSVTSEEVNHALKDASLGSMKGIIKYGDEPLVSSDYAGTNESSIVDSDLTMCIGDNLVKVLAWYDNEWGYSQRVVDLAEIVAKKWE; via the coding sequence ATGACTTTGCGTGTTGCAATTAACGGCTTTGGCAGAATTGGTAGAAACTTTATGCGCTGTTGGCTTAGTAGAGGTGCTTACACCAATATTGAAGTAGTTGGTATTAATGTTACTTCAGATCCTAAGACAAACGCTCATCTTTTAAAATACGATTCAGTACTGGGTAAACTTGATGGCGTTGATATTCAATATACTGATGACACTTTTGTAATCAATAACAAAACAATTAAATGTTTTTCCGACAGAAATCCAATGAATCTCCCTTGGAAAGAATGGGGTGTAGATTTGGTTATTGAATCAACTGGAGTTTTCAATACTGATGTTGGGGCAAGTAAGCACTTGGAAGTAGGAGCAAAAAAAGTTATCTTAACTGCGCCTGGTAAAGGTCCTGGAGTTGGGACCTATGTAGTTGGAGTTAATGCTGATACATACAACCACAAAGATTATGATATTTTGAGTAATGCTAGTTGTACTACAAACTGTTTAGCTCCAGTAGTTAAAGTTTTAGATCAAACTTTTGGAATTAATAAAGGTTTGATGACTACGATACATAGTTACACAGGTGATCAAAGAATTCTTGATAATAGTCATAGAGATTTAAGAAGGGCTAGAGCCGCTGCTACCAATATTGTTCCCACTTCTACTGGTGCTGCTAAAGCAGTAGCACTGGTTTACCCAGAAATGAAAGGCAAATTGACAGGGATTGCAATGAGAGTTCCAACACCTAACGTCTCAGCGGTAGACTTCGTCTTCGAATCTTCTAAATCTGTCACAAGCGAGGAGGTCAATCATGCTCTTAAAGATGCTTCTTTAGGTTCAATGAAGGGAATTATTAAGTACGGTGATGAACCATTAGTGTCAAGCGATTATGCAGGCACTAATGAATCATCAATCGTAGATAGTGATCTTACTATGTGTATTGGTGATAACCTTGTTAAGGTCCTTGCATGGTATGACAATGAGTGGGGTTATAGTCAGAGGGTTGTAGATTTAGCTGAGATTGTTGCTAAAAAGTGGGAATAA
- the thiL gene encoding thiamine-phosphate kinase: MHKELLEDIGEKELINRLGKFMPKDQIADDCALIKTKNNKLLVNNDSLVENVHFNDITICAQDLGWKAVVSNISDLLSSGSKKTIGITISLILPSKTEWVWVEELYKGMNKALKEYGGIILGGDCSMGNEKVISITALGIQGELALRRDACKPGEIILTTGIHGLSKLGFMMQSKINFHNDVSLNERLISKSIKHFCRPQVNPNFLKNLLKTRSNKKINKIGCTDSSDGLFQAVQDLAIASNCQAIINYEKIPKDKDWPKGVKWDEFYFFGGEDYELVFSLPKKWARNLSKLDKNINEIGFFTDGEPSIKFKDNEKVKLLNNTPFKHF; the protein is encoded by the coding sequence ATGCATAAAGAATTACTAGAAGATATAGGAGAAAAAGAATTAATAAATAGGCTTGGAAAATTCATGCCTAAAGATCAAATTGCAGATGATTGCGCTTTAATCAAAACTAAGAATAATAAATTACTTGTTAATAATGATTCATTAGTAGAAAATGTTCATTTCAATGACATTACTATTTGCGCTCAAGACCTTGGATGGAAAGCAGTTGTCAGTAACATCTCTGACTTATTATCCAGTGGTAGCAAGAAAACGATAGGAATTACAATAAGTCTAATTCTACCTTCTAAAACTGAGTGGGTTTGGGTAGAAGAGTTATATAAAGGCATGAATAAAGCTTTAAAAGAATATGGTGGGATAATTCTTGGAGGCGATTGCTCTATGGGGAATGAAAAAGTTATCTCAATTACAGCACTAGGCATTCAAGGAGAACTTGCATTGCGAAGAGACGCATGTAAACCAGGTGAAATTATCTTAACTACAGGAATTCATGGTCTTAGCAAACTAGGATTTATGATGCAAAGTAAAATTAATTTTCATAATGATGTGTCTCTTAATGAAAGATTAATCAGTAAATCAATTAAACATTTTTGTCGGCCTCAAGTTAACCCAAATTTTCTAAAAAATCTTCTTAAAACTCGCTCCAATAAAAAAATAAATAAAATTGGATGTACTGATAGTAGTGATGGTCTATTTCAAGCCGTACAAGATTTAGCAATCGCTAGCAACTGTCAAGCAATTATTAATTACGAAAAAATACCAAAAGACAAGGACTGGCCAAAAGGGGTGAAATGGGATGAATTTTATTTTTTTGGAGGTGAAGATTACGAATTAGTATTCTCTCTGCCCAAAAAATGGGCGAGGAATTTATCTAAACTAGATAAAAATATTAACGAAATTGGCTTCTTTACCGATGGTGAACCATCAATAAAATTTAAAGATAATGAAAAAGTTAAATTATTAAACAATACTCCTTTCAAACACTTTTAA
- a CDS encoding peptidylprolyl isomerase, protein MQKFLSNQNKLFLFISIIILQVFLFKPIQVLADLPTGNAVKDPNAILRNALPIKQVELQEIQHKLEETSNLVRGGRWPAITKTVTKCQSLLKKYQIKIIQELPNEKQKIAEKTFLKLKDNFDNLQNYAKSKDKYSFVTTRKEALDKLGGLEEYFLPNQFPHSIPEEFANLPRLLGRAKVNIKTSKGDMQAIVDGFNAPLTAGAFIDLSSKNFYKDLPINRAEEFFVLQTGDPIGEAIGYIDPDTNKERHVPLEIRIPDEEDTFYNQTFEDLGLYTETPTLPFATMGTLGWSHSSTAVDDGSSQFFFFLYEAELNPAGRNLIDGRNAAFGYVIDGFDVLEELTKDDIIISIDVLEGIENLKLNA, encoded by the coding sequence ATGCAAAAATTCTTATCAAATCAGAACAAACTTTTCTTATTTATTTCAATCATAATTTTACAGGTTTTTCTTTTCAAACCGATTCAAGTTCTAGCCGATTTACCGACTGGAAATGCGGTAAAAGACCCTAACGCAATCCTAAGAAACGCTCTCCCTATCAAGCAAGTTGAGTTGCAAGAAATTCAACACAAATTAGAAGAAACTAGCAACCTTGTAAGAGGAGGAAGATGGCCCGCTATTACTAAAACTGTTACAAAATGTCAATCTTTACTAAAAAAATACCAAATTAAAATTATTCAAGAATTACCAAATGAAAAACAGAAAATTGCTGAAAAAACATTTTTAAAGCTTAAAGACAATTTTGATAACCTTCAAAATTATGCTAAATCAAAGGATAAGTACTCATTTGTGACAACCCGAAAAGAGGCTTTAGATAAACTAGGTGGATTAGAAGAATATTTTCTACCGAATCAATTTCCACACTCTATCCCTGAAGAATTTGCTAATCTACCAAGATTATTAGGAAGAGCAAAAGTAAATATCAAAACCTCCAAAGGAGATATGCAAGCTATTGTAGATGGATTTAACGCCCCGCTTACTGCAGGCGCATTTATAGATTTATCTTCAAAAAACTTCTATAAGGATTTACCTATTAATAGAGCAGAAGAATTTTTTGTTCTGCAAACAGGTGATCCAATTGGCGAAGCAATTGGATACATAGATCCTGATACAAATAAAGAACGTCACGTTCCTCTAGAAATAAGAATTCCTGATGAAGAGGATACTTTTTATAATCAAACTTTTGAAGATTTAGGCCTTTACACAGAGACACCAACATTACCTTTTGCAACAATGGGAACTCTAGGTTGGTCTCACTCTAGTACCGCAGTTGATGATGGCTCATCGCAATTTTTCTTCTTTTTATATGAAGCAGAGTTAAATCCAGCAGGTCGAAATTTAATTGACGGAAGGAATGCTGCCTTTGGCTACGTCATAGATGGTTTTGATGTATTAGAAGAGCTAACTAAAGATGACATAATTATCTCCATTGATGTTTTAGAAGGGATTGAAAACCTAAAATTAAATGCATAA
- the efp gene encoding elongation factor P: MISSNDFRTGTTIELDGQVWRVVEFLHVKPGKGSAFVRTKLKSVQSGNVVEKTFRAGESVQQAILEKSNLQHTYVESGDYVFMDMTSFEETRLSVEQIGKGAKYLKEGMEVNVIFYNGKVLEVELPISITLKVTETDPGVKGDTASGGTKPAILETGAQVMVPLFISVGEMIKVDTRNDSYLGREN, from the coding sequence ATGATTTCCAGTAACGATTTTCGCACAGGTACCACCATCGAATTGGATGGACAAGTTTGGCGTGTTGTAGAGTTCCTACATGTCAAGCCTGGTAAGGGTTCTGCGTTCGTGCGAACAAAATTAAAATCAGTTCAAAGCGGCAACGTGGTTGAAAAAACTTTTCGAGCCGGAGAATCAGTACAGCAGGCTATCCTTGAGAAGTCTAACCTCCAACACACTTATGTGGAGTCTGGAGATTATGTTTTTATGGATATGACAAGTTTTGAAGAGACAAGACTATCCGTTGAACAAATAGGTAAAGGCGCAAAGTATTTGAAAGAAGGAATGGAGGTTAATGTTATTTTCTATAATGGTAAAGTTTTAGAAGTGGAACTTCCAATATCTATTACTTTAAAAGTTACAGAGACTGATCCTGGAGTTAAAGGCGATACTGCCAGTGGGGGCACGAAACCAGCTATTCTAGAAACAGGTGCTCAAGTTATGGTTCCTTTATTTATTTCTGTTGGAGAAATGATTAAAGTTGATACTCGTAACGATAGTTATCTTGGACGTGAAAATTAA
- the accB gene encoding acetyl-CoA carboxylase biotin carboxyl carrier protein, which produces MAMKLDHEDLNRLIEKISTSDIQEFSLEGEDFKLEIKRNLFNQNQFTNNSVPNNSYDRQTIANQKAINDNASLVNEPETTQVAPPGRSDLTEVTSPMVGTFYRAAAPGEDPFVEVGNKVKVGQTICILEAMKLMNEIESEFNAEIVEILVENGTPVEFGQVLMRVKQS; this is translated from the coding sequence ATGGCTATGAAATTAGATCATGAAGACTTAAATCGCTTAATAGAGAAAATCTCAACAAGCGATATTCAAGAATTCTCACTGGAGGGAGAAGATTTTAAACTTGAAATAAAACGGAATTTATTTAATCAGAACCAATTTACTAATAATTCAGTTCCTAATAATTCATATGATAGGCAAACAATTGCTAATCAAAAAGCCATCAATGATAATGCCTCATTAGTTAATGAGCCTGAGACGACTCAAGTAGCCCCTCCTGGACGCTCAGACCTTACTGAAGTAACTTCTCCTATGGTTGGAACCTTTTATAGGGCTGCAGCCCCAGGGGAGGACCCATTCGTTGAAGTAGGAAATAAAGTTAAGGTCGGTCAAACTATTTGTATTTTGGAAGCTATGAAATTAATGAATGAAATAGAATCTGAATTTAACGCTGAAATAGTAGAGATTCTTGTTGAAAATGGAACGCCAGTTGAATTTGGTCAAGTTTTAATGCGTGTTAAGCAGTCTTGA
- the pdxA gene encoding 4-hydroxythreonine-4-phosphate dehydrogenase PdxA, with the protein MNIKNSKNTLKIVLSVGDESGIGPEIILKALYSHEIQENIEFILVGSKKNLQNTYTHLRGLGLENLANPNDLQIHDLKISSSDNESKSGYGDSSFYYLTKAIEIVKQYPNSALVTGPICKKSWSLAGHHFSGQTEVLAKSCGVKNVGMLFTAKSPITGWRFNTLLATTHIALYEVPKSLNTQLIHAKLDLFKEFCMTYTEKPTLKVAGLNPHAGEEGILGNEEIDWLNDALIAWNENNRDIKLIGPLSPDSCWNSAAKAWRQKDTEKHDGILAMYHDQGLIPMKVIALNYSVNTTIGLPFIRTSPDHGTGFDIAGKGIAQSQSMIEAIKAAIEMTKNSRLLNTH; encoded by the coding sequence ATGAATATTAAAAATTCTAAGAATACACTTAAAATTGTATTAAGCGTCGGAGATGAATCCGGTATAGGACCTGAAATAATTTTAAAAGCTCTTTATTCTCATGAGATACAAGAAAATATTGAGTTTATATTAGTTGGTTCAAAAAAAAATCTACAAAATACATATACACATCTTAGAGGTCTAGGATTGGAAAACCTCGCAAATCCTAATGATTTACAAATCCATGATCTCAAAATTTCTTCATCTGATAATGAATCTAAATCAGGTTATGGTGATTCAAGTTTCTATTACTTAACAAAAGCAATTGAAATTGTAAAACAATATCCTAATTCAGCACTTGTGACTGGCCCAATTTGCAAGAAATCATGGTCTCTAGCTGGTCATCACTTCTCCGGGCAGACTGAAGTATTAGCAAAATCATGTGGAGTAAAAAATGTTGGTATGTTATTCACAGCTAAATCACCAATTACAGGTTGGAGATTCAATACCTTACTAGCTACAACCCACATAGCACTTTATGAGGTACCAAAAAGCCTAAATACACAATTAATTCACGCTAAATTAGATCTTTTCAAGGAGTTTTGTATGACATATACTGAGAAACCTACTTTAAAAGTTGCTGGATTAAACCCTCATGCTGGCGAAGAAGGTATTTTGGGTAATGAAGAAATAGATTGGCTTAATGATGCATTGATTGCTTGGAATGAAAATAATAGAGATATTAAATTAATAGGCCCATTATCACCAGATAGTTGCTGGAATTCTGCCGCCAAAGCTTGGAGACAAAAAGATACTGAAAAACATGATGGCATTCTTGCTATGTATCATGATCAAGGATTAATACCAATGAAGGTTATAGCTCTTAATTACTCAGTCAACACAACAATAGGTTTACCTTTTATAAGAACATCTCCAGATCATGGAACGGGATTTGACATTGCTGGCAAAGGAATAGCTCAATCTCAAAGCATGATTGAGGCTATAAAGGCTGCCATAGAAATGACTAAAAATTCAAGACTGCTTAACACGCATTAA
- a CDS encoding NAD-dependent epimerase/dehydratase family protein yields the protein MKNLASLLENKNKFLILGCGFSGSFFAKTIRKLGCTALTSSRSENRDPNSFVFNSENNIVPDKKIFDGVTHILSCIPPDKNGNDPVLGSLQSTLQSLSLEWVGYLSTTGVYGNTEGDWVSETYQTNPLQKRSHNRLNCEKEWIESGLPVQIFRLPGIYGPGRSTFEAIRNQKIRVISKKNQVFSRIHVADITNAIIYILQNKDSLKFHQIINIADDEPCSQIEVIQFCYDLLGLEMPKPILFEDAKQKLSPIAQSFWMENRRVSNKLLCETLGYKLIYKNYKLGLKNCFLNS from the coding sequence ATGAAGAATTTAGCAAGTTTACTAGAAAATAAAAATAAATTTTTAATCTTAGGATGTGGTTTTAGCGGTAGTTTTTTTGCAAAAACCATAAGAAAATTAGGCTGTACTGCTTTGACAAGTTCAAGATCTGAAAACAGAGATCCAAATAGTTTTGTGTTTAACAGTGAAAATAATATAGTTCCTGATAAAAAAATTTTTGATGGAGTCACGCATATTCTTAGTTGCATACCTCCCGACAAAAATGGCAATGATCCAGTATTAGGAAGTCTGCAAAGTACACTACAAAGTTTATCCCTTGAGTGGGTTGGATATTTATCTACAACAGGAGTTTATGGAAATACTGAAGGGGATTGGGTTTCTGAGACATATCAAACTAATCCTTTACAAAAAAGAAGTCATAATAGATTAAATTGCGAAAAAGAATGGATTGAATCTGGTTTGCCAGTACAAATTTTTAGGTTGCCCGGTATTTATGGACCTGGAAGATCCACTTTTGAAGCAATCAGAAATCAAAAAATTCGCGTTATCTCTAAAAAAAATCAAGTATTTTCAAGAATTCATGTTGCTGATATTACAAATGCAATTATTTATATTTTACAAAATAAAGATTCTTTAAAGTTTCACCAAATTATTAATATTGCAGATGATGAACCCTGTTCTCAAATAGAAGTGATTCAATTTTGTTACGATCTTCTTGGTTTAGAAATGCCAAAGCCAATATTATTTGAAGATGCAAAACAGAAATTGTCACCTATAGCTCAATCGTTTTGGATGGAAAATAGAAGAGTTTCTAATAAACTATTATGCGAAACACTTGGATATAAACTAATTTATAAAAACTATAAATTAGGCTTGAAAAACTGCTTTTTAAATAGTTAA
- a CDS encoding transcription factor TFIID, producing MMKIAVKPDLKSKTFAAAKSYTLFKEKEIGLVNIKFYQKLFVVLILLSTFLIFPESPRELENICESYNSRKLCNVW from the coding sequence ATGATGAAGATAGCTGTTAAACCTGATTTAAAATCAAAAACTTTTGCTGCTGCAAAAAGTTATACTCTTTTTAAAGAAAAAGAAATAGGTTTAGTTAATATTAAATTCTACCAAAAATTATTTGTTGTCCTTATTTTATTGTCTACATTTTTAATATTCCCAGAATCTCCAAGAGAATTGGAAAACATATGTGAAAGCTATAATTCTAGGAAATTGTGTAATGTTTGGTAG
- a CDS encoding HNH endonuclease, translating into MHINDAVFLEDLCPKFRFRQWRKSIHRFTGKSCIYCGKPSESIDHVLPRSQGGLSTTENCVPACLSCNGDKSDENALYWYRRQKFYDPRRAMAIRAWLEGDLRLAIRLLQWANPNFQVSNKNYEIDETNYKAA; encoded by the coding sequence ATGCATATTAATGATGCGGTATTTTTAGAGGATTTATGTCCTAAGTTCAGATTTAGACAATGGCGAAAGTCAATTCATAGATTTACAGGAAAAAGTTGTATATATTGCGGGAAACCATCTGAATCAATTGACCATGTTTTACCACGTAGCCAAGGTGGCTTAAGTACGACAGAAAACTGTGTACCTGCATGTCTTTCTTGTAACGGGGACAAATCAGATGAAAATGCTTTGTATTGGTATAGAAGACAAAAATTTTATGATCCTAGAAGAGCAATGGCTATTAGAGCTTGGTTAGAAGGAGATTTAAGATTAGCTATAAGATTATTGCAATGGGCTAATCCTAATTTTCAGGTTAGTAATAAGAATTACGAAATAGACGAAACAAATTATAAAGCAGCTTGA
- a CDS encoding DUF6554 family protein, producing the protein MKGFKKKLIFLTLGIISPISIQTLKVNAGSFGAEIFCTMRDGGNDHESSWDAAYTYIKKQKGGIFKVSPKQAAAQITESVIRDRETFSYCVEYLDQLHPNRKLIRDIQNEEERKEKEAQQREKNKKRLEKELEEANEEYSEETIERYSY; encoded by the coding sequence ATGAAAGGATTTAAAAAAAAATTAATTTTTTTAACCCTAGGGATAATATCTCCCATATCAATCCAAACATTAAAAGTTAATGCAGGATCATTTGGAGCAGAAATTTTCTGTACTATGAGAGATGGTGGTAATGATCATGAAAGTAGTTGGGATGCAGCATATACATATATAAAAAAGCAAAAAGGAGGAATTTTCAAAGTCTCACCTAAACAAGCAGCAGCACAAATTACTGAATCAGTAATTAGAGATAGAGAAACCTTCAGCTATTGTGTTGAATATCTAGATCAACTTCATCCAAATAGAAAACTAATAAGAGATATACAAAACGAAGAAGAAAGAAAAGAAAAAGAAGCTCAACAGAGAGAAAAAAATAAGAAAAGGTTAGAAAAAGAATTAGAAGAAGCTAATGAAGAATATTCAGAAGAGACAATTGAAAGATACAGCTATTAA
- a CDS encoding AbrB family transcriptional regulator, with the protein MSNINLIYYLIAGGIFGALALKTGIPAAPLAGALIGASILSISGKVDVADWPIGTRTILEIGIGTVIGTSLTQDSLVDLQSLWKPAILITFTLVITGLVIGLWTSRLLNIDVITTILGAAPGGISGMSLVGSEYGVGAAVATLHAVRLITVLLILPLVVKCLNLFGVIKS; encoded by the coding sequence ATGTCAAACATAAATCTAATCTATTACCTAATAGCAGGGGGGATTTTTGGAGCATTAGCTCTAAAAACGGGTATCCCTGCGGCTCCTCTTGCAGGCGCTTTAATAGGCGCAAGCATACTGAGTATCAGTGGAAAGGTCGATGTAGCAGATTGGCCAATTGGTACAAGAACAATATTAGAAATTGGAATTGGAACAGTTATTGGTACATCCTTAACTCAAGACTCATTAGTTGATCTTCAAAGCTTATGGAAGCCTGCCATTTTAATAACTTTTACTTTAGTTATTACAGGATTGGTAATTGGCTTATGGACAAGCAGATTACTTAATATAGATGTGATAACAACAATTCTTGGAGCTGCACCAGGAGGTATTAGCGGGATGAGTCTTGTAGGTTCTGAATATGGAGTTGGAGCTGCAGTCGCTACATTACACGCAGTTAGATTGATTACTGTGCTACTAATTCTTCCTTTAGTTGTGAAATGCTTGAACTTATTTGGAGTAATAAAATCTTAA